A genomic window from Aethina tumida isolate Nest 87 chromosome 4, icAetTumi1.1, whole genome shotgun sequence includes:
- the LOC109605790 gene encoding ATP-binding cassette sub-family C member 4-like produces the protein MDITKETHNPNPREGANPLSVLFFTYTIGMFRKGYGKTLEVDDLYNPINADRSKILGDRLERKWNKNVEKSKKMGTRPSLLKALVATFWPEYLYLGINISIMDLIFRLSQPIMLGKLLDYFRPNSDVSKEEALWYAGAVVGLNACSALFINQYIMNAFHYGMKVRAACCALVYRKALRLSKTALGETASGKIVNLLSNDVSRFDMVSIFIHHMWVAPTSAILVTYFLYANAGYAGIIGIIPVFLVVPLQSYTGKLSAKYRKQTAARTDERVRLMDEIINGVQVIKMYAWEKPFTKLITLARKAELKIVIKSSYVRALFMTFNLFTTRAAMFSTLLTMALMDQPITAAKVFVFMSYFNILSQTMSSMFVRGISEVAELFVAIKRLQNFMMNEEFKVSKPSLNNNESAEDTKTVVSLKNLTAKWNEKSSEVALNEININLNKGKLIGVIGPVGSGKSSLLQTVLKELDIIEGSLEVNGSLSYASQEPWIFAATVRQNILFGATYNKKRYDEVVRVCALERDFQQFPNGDNTIVGDRGASLSGGQKARINLARAVYRDTDIYLLDDPLSAVDIHVGKHLFNECINGYLSRKTRILVTHQVHLLKDADHIIILGNGRIKAEGTFQQLSSSNNEYAQLLTAEPEQHPEEEKVKALENAKVTRKMSLRSMKSLSSAISDASIPESILAEELEAEEDEEAEVKLKDLQEESSKGKVSGSLFLRYMLAGGNWCTVLFVLLLYIVTQAAASGVDFFVSFWVNIEEFRNVSTPSDGVVVERAEVWTKEFCIYIYSSLIVALFFVALVRSMLFYKLAIWSSQKLHDTIFHNVIGATMRFFDTNPSGRILNRFSKDIGGIDELLPKVILDAGQILLTMVGSLVLVTVVNPYFLILVAIVGVFFLILRHIFLKTSKNVKRLEGIMRSPVFTHLNATLQGLTTIRAYGAESVLKDEFDKHQDSHTSAWFMYIAASSAFGFYLDILCFIFVGLITFSFLLLGDQFGLKGGEVGLAITQATALTGLVQWGMRQSAEVANQLMSVERVLEYDGLPKEKQPDIPKEPSKAWPEKGTIEFENMGLKYIDDGALVLKNLNLHIKAKEKVGIVGRTGAGKSSLISALFRLAKVEGAVKIDDIDTKDITLDNLRSRISIIPQDPVLFSGTLRYNLDPFEEYSDEVLYRAINEVELKDPTNTINRLENRVMDRGSNYSVGQRQLICLARAIIRNNKILMLDEATANVDPQTDALIQKTIRQKFADCTVLTVAHRLNTIMDSDKVLVMEAGTMVEFDHPYNLLQNPNGVFYKMVAESGRSVSEQLKKIAYTSYQRQQSVPE, from the exons ATGGATATCACCAAGGAGACTCACAATCCGAATCCGAGAGAAGGAGCCAATCCCCTCTcggtattattttttac atACACAATTGGTATGTTCAGGAAAGGATATGGAAAAACATTAGAAGTTGATGATCTGTACAACCCCATAAACGCAGACAGAAGTAAAATATTGGGTGACAGATTAGAAAG AAAGTGGAATAAAAATGTGGAGAAATCCAAGAAGATGGGCACCAGACCCAGCCTCCTGAAAGCTCTGGTAGCCACGTTTTGGCCCGAGTATTTATACCTAGGCATAAACATATCCATAATGGATCTCATCTTCCGTTTGTCGCAACCCATCATGCTGGGTAAACTGCTCGACTACTTCAGACCAAACAGCGACGTATCCAAAGAAGAAGCCCTCTGGTATGCCGGAGCTGTGGTCGGACTCAACGCCTGCAGTGCCTTATTCATTAACCAATACATCATGAACGCCTTCCATTATGGTATGAAAGTGAGAGCTGCTTGTTGTGCTCTGGTGTACAGAAAA gcTTTAAGACTGAGTAAGACGGCTTTGGGTGAAACGGCGTCGGGTAAAATCGTCAATCTTTTGTCAAATGATGTGAGTAGGTTCGATATGGTTTCAATTTTCATCCATCACATGTGGGTGGCACCTACTTCTGCCATTCTCGTCACATATTTCCTTTATGCCAATGCTGGCTACGCAGGAATCATTGGTATTATTCCAGTCTTCCTTGTTGTGCCCCTCCAAA GTTACACCGGTAAATTGTCCGCTAAATACAGGAAACAAACAGCAGCCAGAACCGACGAACGTGTCAGACTAATGGATGAAATCATAAACGGGGTGCAAGTAATCAAAATGTACGCGTGGGAGAAACCATTCACGAAACTCATCACTTTAGCCAGAAAAGCTGAACTCAAAATTGTCATCAAATCTTCCTATGTCAGAGCTTTATTTATGACCTTCAATTTATTCACAACAAGAGCAGCAATGTTTTCAACCCTACTCACCATGGCACTAATGGATCAACCCATAACCGCCGCCAAAGTTTTCGTCTTCATGTCGTACTTCAACATCCTTTCGCAAACCATGTCCAGCATGTTCGTGAGAGGGATATCTGAGGTGGCGGAACTGTTCGTCGCCATTAAAAGACTGCAGAATTTCATGATGAACGAAGAATTTAAAGTCTCAAAACCGTCTTTAAACAACAACGAATCTGCTGAAGATACCAAAACCGTTGTGAGTCTCAAAAATCTCACCGCCAAGTGGAACGAAAAATCGTCAGAAGTGGCACTCAACGAAATCAACATTAACTTGAACAAGGGCAAACTTATTGGTGTTATTGGACCTGTGGGAAGTGGAAAGAGTTCCCTCCTTCAAACAGTTTTAA AGGAGTTAGACATAATTGAAGGCAGCTTAGAAGTCAACGGGTCACTATCTTATGCGTCACAAGAACCGTGGATTTTTGCTGCCACAGTAAGACAAAATATTCTCTTCGGTGCCACCTACAACAAGAAACGATATGATGAAGTCGTAAGGGTATGTGCCCTAGAAAGAGATTTCCAACAGTTTCCCAATGGAGACAACACTATTGTTGGTGACCGTGGTGCTTCCCTCAGTGGTGGTCAAAAAGCCAGAATCAACTTAGCTAGAGCAGTATACAGAGACACAGACATTTACCTATTAGATGATCCTTTGTCTGCTGTTGACATACACGTTGGAAAACACTTATTCAATGAGTGCATTAATGGTTATTTATCCAGGAAAACTAGGATTTTAGTCACTCATCAAGTGCACCTTCTAAAGGACGCTGatcacattattattttgggCAAC GGTAGAATCAAGGCTGAAGGAACATTCCAGCAGCTGTCATCAAGCAATAATGAATACGCACAACTCCTAACAGCAGAACCAGAACAGCATCCTGAAGAAGAAAAAGTTAAGGCCTTGGAGAACGCCAAAGTCACACGTAAAATGTCTTTAAGA AGTATGAAGTCACTGAGCAGTGCCATAAGTGACGCCAGCATCCCTGAAAGTATCCTCGCTGAAGAACTGGAAGCAGAAGAGGATGAAGAAGCTGAAGTCAAGCTTAAGGACCTTCAAGAGGAGTCTTCCAAGGGCAAAGTGAGCGGTTCCTTGTTCCTGAGGTACATGTTGGCTGGCGGAAACTGGTGCACAGTCTTATTTGTCCTCCTGTTATACATTGTGACTCAGGCAGCTGCCAGTGGAGTGGATTTCTTTGTCAGTTTCTGGGTTAACATTGAGGAGTTCAGAAATGTTAGTACCCCCTCTGATGGAGTTGTTGTTGAAAGGGCCGAAGTTTGGACCaaagaattttgtatttacatCTACTCCTCACTTATTGTGGCTCTATTTTTTGTGGCTTTGGTGAGATCGATGCTGTTTTATAAGTTGGCCATATGGAGCTCACAGAAATTGCACGACACGATCTTCCACAACGTTATTGGTGCTACTATGAGATTCTTTGACACAAACCCCAGTGGAAGAATTTTGAACAGGTTTTCCAAGGATATTGGAGGTATTGATGAACTTTTACCAAAAGTTATTTTGGATGCTGGACAGATTTTACTCACTATGGTTGGATCATTGGTACTTGTCACTGTAGTCAACCCTTACTTCTTGATATTGGTCGCCATTGTTGGTGTcttcttcttaattttaagGCACATCTTCTTGAAAACTTCAAAGAATGTGAAGCGTTTGGAAGGAATaa tgagGAGTCCAGTGTTTACACACTTAAATGCTACACTCCAGGGTCTTACAACTATCAGAGCTTATGGGGCAGAATCTGTTCTTAAAGATGAATTCGACAAGCATCAAGACTCCCACACCAGTGCTTGGTTTATGTACATCGCAGCCAGTTCTGCCTTCGGATTTTACCTGGACATTCTCTGTTTTATTTTCGTCGGTCTGATCACCTTCAGTTTCTTACTATTAGGAGACC AATTCGGTCTAAAGGGAGGTGAAGTTGGTTTAGCAATTACCCAAGCCACAGCTCTAACTGGTTTGGTCCAATGGGGCATGAGACAATCGGCTGAAGTTGCCAACCAGTTGATGTCAGTGGAACGAGTACTAGAATACGATGGCTTGCCTAAAGAAAAACAACCTGACATCCCTAAAGAGCCATCAAAGGCCTGGCCAGAAAAAGGAACAATTGAGTTTGAGAACATGGGTCTGAAATACATCGACGATGGAGCGTTAGTTTTGAAGAATCTCAACTTACACATCAAGGCAAAGGAAAAAGTTGGAATCGTCGGAAGAACTGGAGCAGGAAAGTCTTCTTTAATTTCGGCCCTCTTCAGACTTGCCAAAGTGGAAGGTGCCGTCAAAATAGACGACATTGACACCAAAGACATCACCTTGGATAACTTACGCTCAAGGATATCCATTATTCCTCAAGATCCGGTGTTGTTTTCCGGAACACTTCGTTACAACTTGGATCCGTTTGAGGAGTACTCGGACGAGGTGCTCTACAGGGCGATCAACGAAGTGGAGCTCAAGGATCCAACCAACACCATCAACCGATTGGAGAACCGAGTCATGGACCGTGGCTCCAACTACAGCGTCGGCCAGAGGCAACTGATCTGTCTCGCCAGAGCCATAATCAGAAACAACAAGATTCTGATGCTGGACGAGGCCACGGCGAACGTGGATCCTCA aACGGACGCCTTAATTCAAAAGACGATACGTCAGAAGTTTGCGGACTGTACAGTACTGACGGTGGCGCACAGATTGAACACCATCATGGACTCCGACAAAGTTCTTGTCATGGAGGCTGGCACCATGGTGGAATTCGACCACCCCTACAACTTGCTGCAGAACCCCAACGGCGTGTTCTACAAAATGGTGGCGGAAAGTGGACGATCGGTGTCTGAGCAGCTAAAGAAAATCGCTTATACCAGTTATCAGCGGCAGCAAAGTGTTCctgaatga
- the LOC109605789 gene encoding ATP-binding cassette subfamily C member 4-like, translating into MDITKEKSNPNPRDEANIFSVLFFTYTLGMFKTGYRKTLEVDDLYNPIKADRSQTLGDRLERKWLNHYRRAQKNGKRPSLLKVLVRTFWPEYSLLGVNLFFLDLVIKLIQPYVLGQLLDHFRAESNKIHTMYYAIALITINCFNVILVNQYMMNAFHYGMKVRAACCALIYRKALRLSKTALGDTASGKIVNLLSNDVSRFDIVSIFIHHMWIAPTAGIIIMTLLYLKAGFAALIGIIPVFCVVPLQSYTGKMSAKYRKQTAMKTDERVRLMDEIITGIQVIKMYAWEKPFARLIRLVRKAELKIVTKSSYVRAIFMTFNLFTTRAALFATLITMSLTDQPITAANVFVFMSYYNTLSSTMSTMFVRGISEMAELFVAIKRLEGFLLNQEYVEVEALPSGDEKKAISLVDATVRWNAEAKDVALDHINLKIHTGQLYGVIGPVGSGKSSLLQTILRELEVTEGKMTINGSISYASQEPWVFAATVRQNILFGAKYDKARYNKVIKVCALETDFKQFPEGDLTIVGDRGASLSGGQKARINLARAVYRDTDIYLLDDPLSAVDIHVAKHLLNECINGYLADKTRILVTHQVHLLKDADHIIILNNGKIDKEGTFRELSSSDNEFAQLLTTEVELPPEEEKPKSLARIRTTSFGASKLSMASALSIPELLEDIEDAHMEEIEEPEPEVNVKALQEASSKGKVHGSLFMNYLLAGGNVCLVMLVLSLYIVAQACASGVDFFVSFWVNIEELRTRNDTMNINVPRYKSPEVWTKENCIRAYTFLIVSLFVTALARSMLFYKLAMWCSQKLHDTIFNNVVNATMRFFDTNPSGRILNRFSKDIGNIDEMLPKVILDAGQILLSMVGSLVLITIVKAYFLILVGVVGVFFFILRHIFLKSSKNIKRLEGILRSPVFTHLNTTLQGLTTIRAYGAQSTLSYEFDKHQDSHTSAWFMYIAASSAFGFFLDTLCCVFIATITFILLLLGEKFGMSGAEVGLGITQATALTGMVQWGMRQSAEVANQLMSVERVLEYEELPVEKQPSIPKKPSKNWPSKGAIEFKDMGLKYDEEGALVLKHLNINIEPKEKVGIVGRTGAGKSSLISALFRLAVVEGEIKIDDIDTKDISLTDLRSRISIIPQDPVLFSGTLRYNLDPFGEYRDDVLYKAINDVELKDPANIINRLENTVMDRGSNYSVGQRQLICLARAIIRNNKILMLDEATANVDPQTDALIQQKIREKFSECTVLTVAHRLKTIMDSDKVLVMDAGRMVEFDHPHLLLQKPNGVFARMVNESGKATADQLKKVAYDSYQKKYSVPE; encoded by the exons atggatataactaaagaaaaatcaaatccAAATCCCAGAGATGAggctaatatattttcagttctTTTTTTCAC atataccTTGGGGATGTTCAAAACTGGTTACAGAAAGACATTAGAAGTAGACGATTTATACAATCCAATAAAGGCAGACAGAAGTCAAACATTAGGAGACAGATTAGAGAG aaaatggcTGAATCACTATCGAAGGGCTCAAAAAAATGGCAAAAGACCAAGTCTCCTAAAAGTTCTAGTCAGGACGTTTTGGCCCGAATATTCACTCTTGGGTGTAAACCTATTTTTCCTCGACTTGGTGATTAAATTGATCCAACCATACGTTTTGGGACAACTTCTTGACCACTTCAGGGCTGAAAGTAACAAGATCCACACCATGTACTACGCCATAGCATTAATTACCATCAACTGTTTCAACGTTATCCTCGTCAACCAATACATGATGAACGCCTTCCATTACGGAATGAAAGTCAGGGCAGCTTGCTGTGCTTTGATTTACCGGAAAGCTTTGCGTTTGAGCAAAACTGCTCTAGGAGATACGGCTTCCGGTAAAATCGTTAATCTTTTGTCGAATGATGTTAGCAGATTTGATATTGTGTCCATTTTTATCCATCACATGTGGATTGCTCCCACTGctggtattattattatgacttTGTTGTATTTGAAGGCTGGCTTTGCCGCCCTTATTGGAATCATCCCTGTGTTTTGTGTGGTGCCCCTACAAA GTTACACTGGCAAAATGTCAGCCAAGTACAGGAAGCAAACAGCCATGAAAACAGACGAGCGTGTCAGACTGATGGATGAAATCATCACAGGGATACAAGTCATTAAAATGTACGCTTGGGAGAAGCCTTTCGCCCGACTCATCAGGCTGGTAAGGAAGGCTGAGCTAAAGATTGTCACCAAGTCGTCTTACGTCAGGGCAATCTTCATGACTTTCAACTTGTTCACGACGAGGGCTGCGTTGTTCGCCACCTTAATCACCATGTCTTTAACGGACCAACCCATCACTGCTGCAAAC gtgtTTGTGTTCATGTCTTACTATAACACTTTGTCTTCCACCATGTCCACCATGTTTGTTAGAGGCATATCGGAAATGGCTGAGCTGTTTGTGGCCATAAAAAGACTGGAAGGCTTCCTCTTGAACCAAGAGTATGTGGAGGTCGAAGCCCTACCCTCAGGTGATGAGAAAAAGGCTATTTCTCTAGTAGACGCAACAGTAAGATGGAATGCAGAAGCCAAAGACGTGGCCCTTGACCATATTAATCTGAAGATACATACTGGACAGCTGTATGGAGTTATTGGACCAGTTGGAAGTGGAAAAAGTTCCCTGTTGCAGACAATTTTAA GGGAACTCGAGGTGACTGAAGGAAAGATGACAATAAACGGTTCAATATCTTATGCCTCTCAAGAACCGTGGGTATTCGCAGCCACAGTAAGGCAGAACATTCTTTTTGGTGCAAAGTATGATAAAGCTAGGTATAACAAGGTGATCAAAGTTTGTGCCCTGGAAACAGACTTTAAACAGTTCCCTGAAGGTGACCTTACAATTGTTG GTGACAGAGGTGCATCTCTGAGTGGTGGCCAAAAGGCAAGAATAAATCTAGCTAGGGCAGTGTACAGGGATACTGACATTTACTTGTTGGACGATCCTTTATCTGCTGTTGACATACACGTAGCAAAACATTTGCTCAACGAGTGCATTAATGGATATTTGGCTGACAAGACTCGAATTCTGGTGACTCACCAAGTACACTTACTTAAGGATGCTGAtcacattataattttgaataat GGCAAAATTGACAAGGAAGGTACCTTTAGAGAATTATCATCAAGTGATAATGAATTCGCACAATTATTGACCACTGAAGTGGAGCTACCACCTGAAGAAGAGAAGCCAAAATCACTTGCCAGAATCAGAACCACGTCCTTTGGG GCCAGCAAACTGTCAATGGCGAGCGCATTGAGTATTCCAGAACTTCTGGAGGATATTGAGGACGCACACATGGAAGAAATCGAGGAACCCGAACCCGAAGTAAACGTCAAAGCATTACAGGAAGCCTCCTCTAAAGGAAAAGTACACGGCTCCTTGTTCATGAATTATTTACTGGCTGGAGGAAACGTGTGTCTGGTAATGCTGGTACTAAGTTTGTACATTGTAGCTCAGGCATGTGCCAGTGGAGTCGACTTCTTCGTCAGTTTCTGGGTGAACATAGAAGAACTGAGAACAAGGAATGATACCATGAACATAAACGTCCCCAGGTATAAATCTCCAGAGGTTTGGACTAAGGAAAACTGTATTCGTGCCTACACATTTTTGATTGTTTCCTTGTTTGTCACCGCCTTGGCGAGATCCATGTTGTTCTACAAACTGGCAATGTGGTGCTCTCAAAAGCTGCACGACACAATTTTCAACAACGTGGTAAACGCCACCATGAGATTCTTCGACACAAACCCAAGTGGAAGGATATTGAACAGGTTTTCCAAGGATATCGGTAATATTGATGAGATGTTGCCCAAAGTTATTTTGGATGCGGGGCAGATCTTGTTGTCGATGGTGGGGTCTTTGGTGTTGATCACCATTGTTAAGGCTTACTTCTTGATACTTGTTGGAGTTGTTGGAGTGTTCTTCTTCATTTTGCGGCACATCTTCCTTAAATCTTCCAAGAATATTAAACGTCTCGAAGGGATTT TGAGGAGTCCTGTTTTCACACATTTGAACACCACTCTTCAAGGACTTACGACGATACGAGCGTATGGGGCTCAATCGACGCTTAGTTATGAATTCGATAAGCACCAAGACAGTCATACAAGTGCGTGGTTCATGTACATTGCAGCCAGTTCAGCCTTTGGATTTTTCCTTGACACTTTATGCTGCGTCTTCATCGCCACCATCACCTTTATACTTCTGTTGCTAGGAGAAA agTTTGGAATGAGTGGTGCAGAGGTTGGTCTAGGCATAACACAAGCCACTGCTCTGACCGGTATGGTGCAATGGGGTATGAGACAATCAGCTGAAGTCGCCAACCAATTGATGTCCGTGGAAAGGGTGTTGGAGTACGAAGAGTTGCCTGTAGAGAAACAACCATCAATTCCCAAGAAGCCTTCTAAAAACTGGCCCAGCAAAGGGGCCATCGAATTTAAAGACATGGGACTTAAATACGACGAGGAAGGTGCTTTGGTGCTTAAACACCTTAACATCAACATTGAACCAAAGGAGAAG GTTGGAATTGTTGGACGTACCGGAGCTGGTAAGTCATCTCTTATTTCCGCCCTGTTCCGACTTGCTGTTGTTGAGGGTGAAATCAAAATTGATGATATTGACACCAAAGATATTTCTTTAACTGACCTCAGGTCTAGAATATCCATTATTCCTCAAG ATCCTGTACTATTTTCTGGCACATTACGGTACAATTTGGATCCATTTGGGGAGTATCGAGATGATGTACTCTACAAAGCAATCAATGATGTTGAGTTGAAGGACCCAGCTAATATTATAAACCGTTTGGAGAACACTGTAATGGACAGAGGCTCAAACTACAGTGTTGGTCAAAGACAACTAATCTGTCTTGCCAGAGCTATTAtaagaaacaacaaaattttaatgctgGACGAAGCCACAGCCAACGTAGATCCTCA GACTGATGCATTGATCCAACAAAAGATCAGGGAGAAGTTCTCCGAATGCACAGTTTTAACAGTAGCCCACAGACTCAAAACAATTATGGATTCGGACAAGGTGCTGGTTATGGACGCCGGTAGGATGGTGGAGTTCGATCATCCGCACCTCCTTCTCCAGAAACCCAATGGGGTCTTTGCCAGAATGGTCAATGAAAGTGGCAAAGCGACGGCTGATCAACTCAAAAAGGTGGCTTATGACAGTTACCAAAAGAAATATTCAGTGCctgaatga